GGACCCATCTGCTTCCTCCAGCACTGGTGTGTAAGCACACAGCACAGAGGACATCTCAGGAGGAGGACCCCGTCAGTGGAAGACAGAGCCCAGGATGGGAGAGTTTCAGGTATGTGGGAACCAGTCTCACCTCTGCCACTAAACTGATACACAGCCCAGAACTTTACACgttccctccctgggcctcagtttcctgacttGTAATTTGAGGGTCAGCTGTAGCTCACCCATCCTGGAAATTCACTCTGAGTCAGGCAAGGACTTGTGTGAGTGTTCGGTGCTCCTGAAGTGGTTTCTGTCATATTATTGCCTTTTCACACGAAAGcctgaggctcaaagaagtgaTTTCCACAGGGTCATAAAGCTGGTCTGTGTCAGAGCCTCGGTCCCAGCCCCACAGTGAAGCATTGTGTCCATGCTggcctttctctgcttctgttccaACACATGGCTCTGGAACAAACTGACAGAGAAGTAGACACTCATGGTACTCACAGCCTTAGAGCGACTCACGGATCACCTTTCAGGAGACCAGTGTTCAGCTGGGGTTTTGTGGCAGGGATAAAAGTTAACTGCGGGCGATGAAGAAATGTAGGAAAGGGAATGTAATGTTAATTGTAAAGACAGAGGGATGTAATTTATGATATGTGATGGTCATGGACAAGCCACATCCCTAAAGCTGAGGCCAGAAGTAAAACACCTGAGGCAACAATCAGGACAGAGACTTGCAGAAACAACGTCACGAGAAATAATGAGGGAACTAAGAgtgttaaaacaaaaatgagactgGTAAGTGGGTACGACCACCACTTCCGTAACTAAAGGGTTGTCACTGATGGAAAGGAACCCCTTGCAGGTGTCTTCAGGGGACACTTCCAGAGCTAGGGCTGGGTGAGTACAGGCATATCAGGTTCATCTCTGACTAGGAAGGTTCTCCACACTCAAGACACCAAGCAAAAAACTGGCCTGTGTTGTGTCTGAGGGTTTCTTCCAACTGGATCTTGACTGTGGGAACTAGACATATATCCCAGGTCTATACAGAAAGTTCACAGAATTGGATGAAAATTGAGGAAGGAGATTCCTGAGCAGCTTCTAATATGAGGATTGTCTGGTGGTCTCAGCCCAGACAGAAGGTTGCAGTGCTATGTGCTCTCAAATCAAATGACAGATCTTCCCACATATAATGGGAAGAGTTGTTCTTAGAACATTCCAGAGGAGTGGACATCTCATCACCCTCTGCACTGAGTTGGAGCCCTACTTAGCCTCCCAATCCCAAATTTCCATGCAATCATGGCAAGGAAAACCCCAATATGTGGGATCATGCTATGCCCATCCCAAAGGCTTTCCAACTGACTACCAGAAATAACTCTCCACAccttaaataatagtaataaaaattacttCATTAGATCTAAGCAAACACTACTTGAGGCAAACATAGAAAGGGCTGGATAGAACACTTTTCActggtttttggcttttttttttttctgaaacagtcATAAGAATGCTTTTTAGGTGAGTGATTTCTGAGGGCTGTTGCTCTCACATGGGTTAAGTAAATGGCCTGATCGTTTTAtgcctgaatttctttttccataaaatgaCAGGATTAGGTGAGGTGAGCTCTAAATCATTTCTTAGTTTGGCAGACTGTGCATGGAACTTCAGGTGTCCTTGCATTAGGACATATCTTAGGTCACTTGTGCTCCTGCCTACCACTCTCCTCCATCCTATGATCACTGTGCTTAAGGATTAGCTACTTGTTTCTTCAAACCAGTATTTCAACTTCATGCAGAAGCACAAATATGGCCTCCTCAGGGCATTTCCCTTTTGTCCGATTCTCTCTGTTCACAATTTCAGGAAGTCTGGATCTGGTTCGCACTGACCAATGACAAGACAGAACCGGAGCATGATCACTGAATTCGTCCTTCTAGGCTTCTCAAACCTGGGGGACCTGCAGgtccttctcttcttcatcttcctcctggTTTACCTGACCACTCTGATGGCCAATGCCACCATCATGACTGTCATCCGTCTGGACAGGACCTTACACACCCCTatgtacttctttctctttgtcctctCCTGCTCTGAAACCTACTACACCTTGGTCATTGTACCCAAAATGCTAACCAACCTGCTTTCCACCACCcagactatttctttttctgggtgTGCTGCTCAGCTCTACTTCTTTGTGGGCTTGGCTTGTACCAACTGTTTTCTAATTGCTGTAATGGGCTATGATCGCTATGTCGCCATCTGCAACCCTCTCAACTACACACTTGTTGTCAGTCGAGCCACCTGTGTGCAGCTAGTTCTAGCCTCCAGCTGCTGTGGCTTCCTGATCTCTGTGGTTGTCAATGTCTTGGTGTTTACTGTGCCCTTCTGTGCCTCCAATCAGATCAACCACTTTTTCTGTGATATTTCCCCAGTCATAAAACTAGGTTGTACTGACACCAACCTGAAGGAGATGGTCATCTTTTTCCTCAGCATTCTGGTCTTGCTAGTCCCCTTTGTGCTGATCTTCATCTCTTATGTCTTCATTGTCTCCACCATCCTCAAGATCGCATCAGCCGAGGGACAGCGGAAGGCCTTTGCCACCTGTGCCTCCCACCTCACGGTGGTCATCGTCCACTATGGCTGTGCATCCTTCATCTACTTGAGGCCTACATCCCTCTACTCCTCGGATAAGGACCGTCTTGTGGCAGTGACCTACACTGTGATCACTCCACTGCTCAACCCCCTTGTCTACACACtgagaaataaagaagtgaaGACTGCCTTGAGTAAGGTTCTCAGCAGGTATTCATCCGCCAAAACTGTATGAGTGACTTGGTAAATCCGGAGAGTTCTATTCATGAAGGAAGTGAGGACTTCAGGTTACCTTGACTCCTTTAACTGGGAAGTGTTTCTTTGTGGTTAGCCTGTATCAGCTGTGGAGGTTATACCCATTGGTCCCCAGAAAGGTGTGTGAATATGGGAATTCTCAAGTACTCAAGTCATGCTATTTTCATGCACTGGAAATGTAGGTTTTCTCTGCTGAGCTACAAATGACACATTATCCTTTTGAGAATGTCTATCCCATCGACACTCTTCTCACAATGAAGGACACCGTGGAGAAGGAATTTAAAGTTCCAGAatgcttttctgtatattttgaggtttacaaagaaatatttataataaatggaCTATAGGTCAGAAGAATTAATTCACTTATGGATAAAGGAGGAAATAATTCAAGTTCCAAAAGACTGATGgtagagaagacatacagactgTTGGACTCACAGAAACcttgggtttgaatccagctAAATGCCATAAGCCAGGGTCAACCTCTCTTGTGGTCAGTTATGCATAACAGGAGACTGCCAATACCTCTTCAGTGGCGCATTTTAAGAACTCAGTAAATTAGTAGATGCGAAGTAATCCCATGTTTGCCTGATCAAAGGCTTAAGGATTGCAAAATATTGTTCCCTTTCATATCCCCtccatcttccttctttcttctataAACTAGGATTGTACCAAACGTCAGATAGAGTGGCAAAGTAAGTTGACTACTTGAATTCTGTTGATACACCTAGTACTGTGTAAATAGGAGTAAATAGTGTTGTATGTGAAGAGCGCTCTTTCTTTCATGACCATTATAATAAGTAACCAAATTTCAATTAGCTATTTCAGTATTTCATACATATTCCACTGAGTACTCTGGATTTTGTTAAAGCTGCGtttcaataataatttatataataacttcataaatattcatttctcaACCTTTCACGTGAGCACCCACTaggctttcaaaaaaattttgttcaattaataaatgataataaaatgtaGTTCATTGAAATCTTCTAATTTACCTGGAAATATATATTATCATGAAactgaatggatttttttcctaaattttcagtagggtttttttgtttgcttgtttgtttttgtttgtttgtttgttttttggagagaGATAGAATGTCtgtgtggggtgggagggccagagggatcATAAGAgtgaaaatcttaagcaggctccacgctaagTGCTGAGTCCCCAGGGGGGCttaatttcatgaccctgagatcatgacctgaaccaaaatcaagagttggatgcttaaccgacttagccacccaagaATCTTTCAGTGGTAACTTTAGTATTGACTTAATAAGATGttgaataaagatttattttatataatcaacTCAGAATATGTTttctactgttatttttaatCTAACAAGTAGTTATTTATCATCTGTCACTCAATAGGCACAGTGAGGCTAACTAAGACCCGGAGGTGAGAAACACTGCAATCTAAAAACAGAGAATTATACTACAGTGTGATAAGTAATTACTTGGGACACGATGGCTGTATATGTGTGAGGATCTACCTCAATCTTGGAGAAATCAAAAAAGACATTCTGGAGTAAGTAATATTGAAATTGAgatctgaaaaataagtaaaaaccaaggaaatagaGTGGTGAAGTGTTTTGGGCAGGTGCACCAACTCAGAGAAGGATTGCATAGCTTAGATGAGTATATTTATGTGCTCCATGTTTCTTAAAGTAGAAATCCGGGGTGACAGACAGCAGTGATAATACAAGGCAGAAATGGAATTCCCTTAGGAAGAACTTTCTGCCTTAGATTAAGACAGCCACATTGAACTCAACTGTATTAACAAGTGGGGCTTACCGAGGGTGGCTTGCTGACTTAACATAGTTCAAAATTACTACATGTATGGCAAAAAAAGGATAGCTGAAGAAATAGATTTATTGATTAAATTAGGACAGTAGCTAGAACAGATGGGAGTAGATACAGGAtgtaaattttatacatatatatgtaaatgtacaCATCTATTAAAACAATTATGCATAtaacttactttaaaatgtgATTGTTCTGATAGGTGcagaaaaattcaaacatttaacatcaattataaataaaaacatatagagCTAAAAATAGTAGACTTTCCTAATCTGAGAGCCTATCTTTACAaattaacagcaaaaaaaaaaattaaattaaaaaataaaaatttgcagcAAATATCATGCTTAATGATAAATTAAGGGGACTGTCCCTTTGATACCAGGAATAAAACAATGATGCCCACACTCTATTCAGTACTGTGCTAGAGGTATTTTCTATTATAAGGTAAACAAAAATATGATagtttgaaaggaagaaattaaactgtGGTCATTGAAAATATTCTTAGGAACACAGAAATTACATAGGAATATACAGATAAGGAtgagaattaataaattaacatatttataaGGTTACCTGATACaaagtcaataataaaaaaatatatatttatctgaattagcagaaaataaaattcctaagtCTAGGAATATggaatacagaaatacaaaagaacaagaaaagtcaaaataatcTGTGAAAAGCACTAgtcgtattgcatggagcactgggtgctgtacaTAAACAATAATcttggaacaccacatcaaaaactaatgatgtacttcttggtgactaacataacacaataaaaatttttttttaaatgaaaagcactAGTGTAGAGTACTTACATTTccaatataaaaaaagataaaacaatgcTGGTGCAAAAATAGAAACCTTGaacaatggaagagaaaagatcaCTCAGAAATAATCCAATATACCTATATTCATCTGGTTATGGCAAAGGTGACACCGGGCTCAAGTGCATCTCtcatatttgaaatgaaagaaaatctttacaaaaatagtgCAGCATCAATGGATATCCACAGGAGAAACAGAGAATGTACCTTTATCTCATATCACACATGTAATCGATTCCAGATGGATATTAGAACTAAATGTTAAGGTCAAGCaatctgttttctaaaatattgaaaaatgcaTGCTCTTGTGCGTGGGAGGTGCGGGGAATGGGCAGCATGGGTGAAGGGGAGCGGGAGGTGCCACACTGGCATCTGCTGTACGGAAggacaaagagagacagcgagTGGGCAGGGATGTTGCCTTTTGTCATCCTTCATTCACGAGGACTTGAAGAGGCTGCTCAGTGGGAACTGCACCGGGGGAGGGTCTGGACAGTCTTAGTCCAGACTCATGACCTGGGTGGGCTGAGAGCAAGCAAATAGACATGTGTTTTCCATTGAAGCTGTAAGCCTGGGGCTTAAGGTGGGATATGGTCACATTGTTTTGCAGACCTTCTTTTCTGATTAGGTATCCAATCATGATCTCTGGCTT
The window above is part of the Mustela nigripes isolate SB6536 chromosome 10, MUSNIG.SB6536, whole genome shotgun sequence genome. Proteins encoded here:
- the LOC132026253 gene encoding olfactory receptor 10T2-like, whose amino-acid sequence is MTRQNRSMITEFVLLGFSNLGDLQVLLFFIFLLVYLTTLMANATIMTVIRLDRTLHTPMYFFLFVLSCSETYYTLVIVPKMLTNLLSTTQTISFSGCAAQLYFFVGLACTNCFLIAVMGYDRYVAICNPLNYTLVVSRATCVQLVLASSCCGFLISVVVNVLVFTVPFCASNQINHFFCDISPVIKLGCTDTNLKEMVIFFLSILVLLVPFVLIFISYVFIVSTILKIASAEGQRKAFATCASHLTVVIVHYGCASFIYLRPTSLYSSDKDRLVAVTYTVITPLLNPLVYTLRNKEVKTALSKVLSRYSSAKTV